One Burkholderia sp. PAMC 26561 genomic window carries:
- the argH gene encoding argininosuccinate lyase: MTSQLHKKGEAWSARFNEPMSDLVKRYTSSVFFDKRLALVDIQGSLAHAAMLAAQKIIGDADFQAIQKGMTQIQDEIERGEFEWKLDLEDVHLNIEARLTALIGDAGKRLHTGRSRNDQVATDIRLWLRGEIDRIGALLIELRRALIDIAEQNAETIMPGFTHLQVAQPVTFGHHLLAYVEMFTRDSERMIDCRKRVNRLPLGAAALAGTSYPIDRNAVAKTLGFEGICANSLDAVSDRDFAIEFTAAAALIMTHVSRFSEELVLWMSPRVGFIDLADRFCTGSSIMPQKKNPDVPELARGKTGRVNGNLVSLLTLMKGQPLAYNKDNQEDKEPLFDTVDTVSDTLRIFAEMASGITVKPDAMRAAALQGFSTATDLADYLVKRGLPFRDAHEAVALAVRICVDRGCDLADLTLDEMRSELPNVAHLIGEDVFEYLTLEGSVASRNHAGGTAPEQVRAAAKAARVALG, encoded by the coding sequence ATGACGTCCCAACTGCACAAGAAAGGCGAAGCCTGGTCGGCTCGCTTCAACGAACCAATGTCCGATCTGGTGAAGCGCTATACGTCATCGGTGTTCTTCGACAAGCGTCTCGCACTCGTCGATATCCAGGGCTCGCTTGCGCACGCCGCCATGCTGGCCGCGCAGAAGATCATCGGCGATGCGGATTTCCAGGCCATCCAGAAAGGCATGACGCAGATCCAGGATGAGATCGAGCGCGGCGAATTCGAGTGGAAACTCGACCTTGAAGACGTGCATCTGAATATCGAGGCGCGCTTGACGGCGCTTATCGGCGATGCCGGCAAACGCCTGCACACTGGCCGTTCGCGCAACGACCAGGTCGCCACCGATATCCGTCTCTGGCTGCGTGGCGAGATCGACCGGATCGGCGCGTTGCTGATCGAGCTGCGCCGGGCGCTGATCGATATCGCCGAGCAAAACGCCGAAACCATCATGCCGGGCTTCACGCATTTGCAGGTCGCGCAGCCGGTGACGTTCGGGCATCACTTGCTCGCCTATGTGGAGATGTTCACGCGTGACAGCGAACGCATGATCGATTGCCGCAAGCGCGTGAACCGCTTGCCGCTCGGCGCTGCGGCGCTGGCAGGAACGAGCTATCCGATCGATCGCAACGCCGTTGCGAAGACCCTCGGCTTCGAAGGCATCTGCGCCAATTCGCTCGATGCCGTTTCCGATCGCGATTTCGCCATCGAATTCACGGCGGCTGCTGCGCTGATCATGACGCACGTGTCGCGCTTCTCCGAAGAACTCGTGCTGTGGATGAGCCCACGGGTCGGGTTCATCGATCTGGCGGATCGCTTTTGCACCGGTTCGTCGATCATGCCGCAGAAGAAAAACCCCGACGTACCCGAACTGGCGCGCGGCAAGACGGGACGCGTGAACGGCAATCTGGTGTCGTTGCTGACGCTGATGAAGGGCCAGCCGCTCGCCTACAACAAGGACAATCAGGAAGACAAGGAACCGCTGTTCGATACCGTCGATACCGTTTCGGACACCCTGCGCATCTTCGCTGAGATGGCCTCGGGTATCACGGTCAAGCCGGACGCGATGCGCGCCGCGGCGCTGCAAGGATTTTCGACGGCGACGGATCTGGCGGACTACCTGGTGAAGCGCGGTCTGCCCTTTCGCGATGCACACGAAGCCGTGGCGCTCGCCGTGCGCATCTGCGTGGATCGCGGCTGTGATCTGGCCGACCTCACGCTCGATGAAATGCGCTCGGAGTTGCCGAACGTCGCGCATTTGATCGGTGAAGATGTGTTCGAATATCTGACGCTGGAAGGATCGGTGGCGAGTCGCAATCACGCCGGCGGGACGGCGCCGGAACAGGTTCGGGCTGCGGCGAAGGCGGCTCGGGTGGCGTTGGGGTGA
- a CDS encoding bestrophin family protein, with protein sequence MIIRPKLNWFRMLFVWRGSVLPQLLPRLALIFVLSVAAIVMHDHMRTYPVGLGTPPFALVGIALAVFLGFRNSASYERWWEGRKLWGALSIHGRSLARQSLTLPRGVEPTDRHEFIAAIGALGHALRHEMRRTDPLPDLATRLTPALYQRAVKAQNRSTLILRWLGEWSAARSHEGALDGYGTLAFEQNLNELSGVIGGCERLASTPLPFSYSVMIHRTVYIFCVLLPFGLVDGAGVLTPLFALLVAYAFMSLEAIAAQIEDPFGLEENDLALSALCDALETMLHDMTADPDFKRPPKGLPEPGVTERRFIVT encoded by the coding sequence ATGATCATCCGCCCCAAACTCAACTGGTTCCGCATGTTGTTCGTCTGGCGCGGGTCCGTGCTGCCGCAACTCCTGCCGCGGCTTGCGCTGATCTTCGTGCTGTCCGTCGCGGCGATCGTGATGCACGACCATATGCGCACCTACCCGGTCGGGCTTGGCACGCCGCCGTTCGCGCTGGTGGGCATTGCGCTCGCGGTATTTCTCGGCTTTCGCAATAGCGCGAGTTATGAGCGCTGGTGGGAAGGCCGCAAACTCTGGGGAGCATTGTCCATTCACGGCCGATCCCTCGCGCGTCAGTCGCTGACTTTGCCGCGCGGCGTCGAGCCCACAGACAGGCATGAGTTCATCGCGGCAATCGGGGCGCTCGGTCACGCATTGCGACATGAAATGCGCCGCACCGATCCGCTTCCGGATCTCGCCACCCGCCTGACGCCTGCGCTATATCAGCGCGCCGTCAAAGCGCAGAATCGATCGACATTGATCCTGCGCTGGCTCGGCGAATGGTCCGCTGCACGCTCACACGAAGGCGCGCTCGATGGCTACGGCACCCTCGCGTTCGAACAGAACCTCAACGAGTTGTCGGGCGTGATCGGCGGCTGCGAGCGGCTTGCATCCACACCTTTGCCCTTCTCGTATTCGGTGATGATCCATCGGACCGTCTATATTTTTTGTGTGCTGCTGCCGTTCGGCCTGGTCGATGGTGCGGGCGTGTTGACGCCTCTGTTCGCGCTGCTGGTGGCGTATGCGTTCATGTCGCTGGAGGCGATTGCGGCGCAGATCGAAGACCCGTTCGGCCTGGAGGAAAACGATCTTGCGCTGAGCGCGCTCTGCGATGCGCTCGAAACCATGCTCCATGACATGACCGCCGATCCCGACTTCAAGCGGCCACCGAAAGGCTTGCCGGAGCCGGGCGTGACGGAGCGCAGGTTCATCGTGACGTAA
- a CDS encoding arginine/lysine/ornithine decarboxylase has protein sequence MKFRFPVVIIDEDFRSENISGSGIRALAEAIEREGVEVLGLTSYGDLTSFAQQSSRASCFILSIDDDELLPYADSNVVLAEGDAPELASAIVALRAFVQAVRRRNADIPIFLYGETRTSRHLPNDILRELHGFIHMFEDTPEFVARHIIREAKVYLDALAPPFFKELVQYAEEGSYSWHCPGHSGGVAFLKNPLGQMFHQFFGENMLRADVCNAVDELGQLLDHTGPIAASERNAARIFSADHLFFVTNGTSTSNKIVWHATVAPGDIVLVDRNCHKSILHAITMTGAIPVFLTPTRNHFGLIGPIPRDEFKPENIRKKIEANPFAREALAKNPKVKPRILTITQSTYDGIVYNVEMIKDLLGDMLDTLHFDEAWLPHAEFHEFYQDMHAIGAGRPRTGALVFATHSTHKLLAGISQASQIVVQDSENSTFDKHRFNEAYLMHTSTSPQYAIIASCDVAAAMMEPPGGTALVEESIAEALDFRRAMRKVDDEYGDEWFFKVWGPEALAEEGIGSREEWVLKPNDHWHGFGALAEGFNMLDPIKATIITPGLDVDGEFGESGIPAAIVTKYLAEHGIIVEKTGLYSFFIMFTIGITKGRWNSMVTELQQFKDDYDNNQPLWRVLPDFIAQHPSYERMGLRDLCEQIHSVYRANDIARLTTEMYLSSMEPAMKPSEAYAKLVHREIDRVPIDELEGRVTTILLTPYPPGIPLLIPGERFNKTIVDYLRFAREFNERFPGFHTDIHGLVGEMINGRIEYFVDCVALER, from the coding sequence ATGAAGTTTCGTTTTCCCGTCGTCATCATCGACGAAGATTTTCGTTCCGAGAACATTTCGGGTTCCGGTATTCGTGCGCTCGCCGAGGCGATCGAGCGCGAAGGCGTCGAGGTGCTCGGGCTGACGAGTTACGGCGATCTGACGTCGTTCGCGCAGCAGTCGAGCCGCGCGTCGTGTTTCATCTTGTCGATCGATGACGACGAGTTGCTGCCGTATGCGGACAGCAACGTGGTGCTGGCCGAGGGCGATGCGCCGGAACTGGCCTCCGCGATCGTCGCGTTGCGCGCCTTTGTGCAGGCCGTGCGCCGGCGCAATGCGGACATCCCGATTTTCCTGTACGGCGAAACGCGCACTTCACGGCATCTGCCTAACGATATCCTGCGCGAACTGCATGGCTTCATTCACATGTTCGAGGACACGCCGGAGTTCGTTGCGCGCCACATCATCCGCGAGGCGAAGGTTTATCTCGATGCGCTCGCACCGCCGTTCTTCAAGGAACTCGTGCAATACGCCGAAGAGGGTTCGTACTCGTGGCACTGCCCGGGCCACTCGGGCGGCGTTGCATTCCTGAAGAATCCGCTTGGCCAGATGTTCCACCAGTTCTTCGGCGAGAACATGTTGCGGGCGGACGTCTGCAATGCCGTCGATGAACTCGGTCAACTGCTCGATCACACGGGACCGATTGCGGCATCGGAAAGAAACGCGGCGCGCATTTTCAGCGCGGATCATCTGTTCTTCGTGACGAACGGCACGTCGACATCGAACAAGATTGTCTGGCACGCGACGGTTGCGCCCGGCGACATCGTGCTGGTCGACCGTAATTGCCACAAGTCGATCCTGCACGCCATCACCATGACCGGCGCGATTCCGGTCTTCCTGACGCCCACGCGCAATCACTTTGGCCTGATCGGGCCGATTCCGCGCGACGAGTTCAAGCCGGAAAACATCCGCAAGAAGATCGAAGCGAATCCGTTCGCGCGCGAGGCGCTTGCAAAAAACCCGAAGGTGAAGCCGCGTATCCTGACGATCACGCAAAGCACGTACGACGGCATTGTCTATAACGTCGAGATGATCAAGGATTTGCTCGGCGACATGCTCGATACGCTTCACTTCGACGAAGCGTGGCTGCCGCACGCCGAGTTTCACGAGTTCTATCAGGACATGCATGCCATTGGCGCCGGCCGTCCGCGTACGGGCGCGCTCGTGTTCGCCACGCACTCCACGCACAAGCTGCTGGCGGGGATCTCGCAGGCATCGCAGATCGTGGTGCAGGATTCCGAAAACAGCACGTTCGACAAACACCGCTTCAACGAAGCGTACTTGATGCACACGTCGACCAGCCCGCAGTACGCGATCATCGCATCCTGCGACGTGGCCGCGGCCATGATGGAACCGCCGGGCGGCACGGCGCTGGTGGAAGAATCGATCGCGGAAGCGCTCGATTTCCGCCGCGCAATGCGCAAGGTCGACGACGAATACGGCGACGAGTGGTTCTTCAAGGTGTGGGGACCGGAAGCGCTCGCCGAAGAGGGTATCGGAAGCCGTGAAGAATGGGTATTGAAGCCGAACGATCACTGGCATGGTTTCGGCGCGCTTGCCGAAGGCTTCAACATGCTCGATCCGATCAAGGCGACCATCATCACGCCGGGACTCGATGTGGACGGCGAGTTCGGCGAGTCGGGCATTCCGGCTGCGATCGTGACGAAGTATCTGGCGGAGCACGGGATCATCGTGGAGAAGACCGGGTTGTATTCGTTCTTCATCATGTTCACGATCGGCATTACGAAGGGCCGCTGGAATTCGATGGTCACTGAACTGCAACAGTTCAAGGACGACTACGATAACAACCAGCCGCTGTGGCGCGTGCTGCCGGACTTTATCGCGCAGCATCCTTCGTATGAGCGCATGGGTTTGCGGGATCTTTGCGAGCAGATCCACAGTGTTTATCGTGCGAACGATATCGCGCGGCTGACTACCGAGATGTATCTGTCGAGCATGGAACCGGCCATGAAGCCGTCCGAAGCGTATGCGAAGCTGGTGCACCGGGAGATCGACCGGGTGCCTATCGATGAACTCGAAGGGCGCGTGACGACCATCCTGTTGACGCCGTATCCACCGGGCATTCCGTTGCTGATTCCGGGCGAGCGCTTCAACAAGACGATCGTGGATTACCTGCGCTTTGCGCGCGAGTTCAACGAGCGTTTCCCGGGCTTCCATACGGATATCCACGGGTTGGTCGGTGAGATGATCAACGGGCGGATCGAGTATTTCGTCGATTGCGTCGCGCTCGAGCGTTAA